In the Polyangiaceae bacterium genome, one interval contains:
- a CDS encoding ABC transporter ATP-binding protein codes for MIGLAVTGCDVGAAPVLPAVPPQREALLEIAGVVHHYGDRRALAGITLSLRRGETLGLLGPNGAGKSTLMALLSGAIAPQQGQVVLHGHGAPSAAAVRARIGIAPQRLALYPKLSAEENLTFFGRLHGLRGRELRQQVDWALQLAQLTSRRRDRVASFSGGMQRRLNVACAVVHRPILVLLDEPTVGVDPQSRNHIFDCLDVLHRDGHSILYSTHYMEEAERLCERIAIMDHGRVLACAPLPDLLDAHGGGYRVTAQLDVAPEIEPTVTSGPTGHVEWHRATAADAAGVALRVASRARRLAVHPPSLEQVFFNLTGHRLRDE; via the coding sequence ATGATCGGGCTGGCAGTGACTGGGTGCGATGTCGGCGCGGCTCCCGTGCTGCCCGCTGTGCCACCGCAACGCGAAGCCCTTCTGGAAATCGCTGGGGTCGTGCACCACTACGGGGATCGTCGAGCGCTCGCCGGAATCACGCTCTCCTTGCGACGAGGGGAAACCCTCGGGTTGCTGGGCCCCAACGGGGCTGGCAAGTCCACGCTGATGGCGCTGCTGAGCGGTGCCATCGCCCCGCAACAGGGTCAGGTCGTGTTGCATGGGCACGGAGCCCCTTCTGCGGCGGCGGTGCGGGCCCGCATCGGTATCGCTCCTCAGCGCTTGGCCCTCTACCCAAAGCTCAGCGCCGAGGAGAACCTGACATTCTTCGGGCGACTGCACGGTCTGCGCGGCCGTGAGCTACGGCAGCAGGTCGACTGGGCGTTGCAGCTGGCGCAGCTGACCTCGCGGAGGCGCGACCGCGTGGCGAGCTTTTCGGGCGGCATGCAGCGTCGCCTCAATGTCGCATGCGCCGTCGTGCATCGCCCGATCCTCGTGCTGCTCGACGAGCCTACGGTTGGCGTGGACCCCCAATCGCGGAATCACATCTTCGATTGCCTCGACGTCCTGCATCGGGACGGGCACTCGATTCTCTACTCTACCCACTACATGGAGGAGGCCGAGCGTTTGTGCGAGCGCATCGCGATCATGGATCACGGCCGGGTTCTGGCTTGCGCGCCGCTGCCGGACCTGCTCGATGCCCACGGAGGCGGGTATCGTGTGACGGCCCAGCTCGATGTCGCGCCGGAGATTGAGCCCACTGTTACGTCAGGGCCGACGGGCCACGTCGAATGGCACCGGGCCACTGCAGCGGACGCCGCCGGAGTGGCACTGCGAGTTGCATCTCGAGCAAGACGGCTGGCTGTTCATCCGCCTAGCTTGGAGCAGGTGTTCTTCAACTTGACTGGGCATCGGCTGAGGGACGAATGA
- a CDS encoding FAD-binding protein, producing the protein MSKQIGRRALLAGAAAASVVAFSPRDRSWITIAHAKGGGSPIPKLDGELSVDPAALAEAADDHGHIISRTPIAVLRPGSIKDIRKMVKYANQHGIKVAMRGQGHSTHGQAQVNGGIVIDSRTLSTIHSIHAGGSCGARAEVDAGVTWSELVAQTVAQGLTPPVLTDYLDLSIGGTLSVGGIGGVAHRAGVQIDNVSELEVVTGEGKHVLCSAHKRSDLFHAVLGGLGQYGIIVRATVDLEPAEQSARVYQLFYTDINQFIADQVTCANDERFSYLEGQVQPNGMGGFQYMIEGAVWYSAPNTPNDAALTAGLSFASSAIQDQGYEQWLRRIEPVVEFLKLIGVWGFPHPWFDLFLPASQAANIATTALASVPPDSQDPILFYAFKASRLSRPLFRVPNEEFIFLFDILRTAPRGRRRRRTAESLVPASAPDHCAARRALQILRRGTPSP; encoded by the coding sequence ATGAGCAAACAAATCGGACGCCGCGCTCTACTTGCCGGAGCCGCCGCTGCCAGCGTCGTCGCGTTCAGCCCCCGCGACCGTTCTTGGATCACGATAGCTCATGCGAAAGGCGGTGGTTCACCCATCCCGAAGCTGGATGGAGAGCTGAGCGTCGACCCCGCGGCATTGGCCGAAGCGGCGGACGATCATGGTCACATCATTTCACGAACCCCGATCGCAGTGCTGCGACCTGGTTCGATCAAGGACATCCGCAAGATGGTGAAGTACGCGAACCAGCATGGCATCAAGGTCGCCATGCGGGGACAAGGTCACTCCACGCACGGACAGGCTCAAGTGAACGGCGGTATCGTCATCGACTCGCGAACCCTGAGCACCATCCACTCGATCCATGCCGGGGGCTCCTGCGGGGCGCGGGCGGAAGTCGACGCGGGGGTGACGTGGAGTGAGCTGGTCGCGCAGACCGTAGCGCAAGGACTCACCCCACCAGTTCTCACCGACTACCTGGACCTTTCCATCGGCGGGACGCTCTCCGTTGGTGGCATCGGAGGCGTGGCCCATCGCGCTGGCGTGCAGATCGACAACGTTTCGGAACTCGAAGTCGTAACCGGCGAGGGCAAACACGTCCTTTGCTCGGCGCACAAACGCTCCGATCTTTTTCACGCGGTCCTGGGTGGGCTGGGCCAGTACGGCATCATCGTGCGGGCCACGGTGGACCTCGAACCTGCAGAGCAGAGCGCTCGCGTCTACCAGCTGTTCTACACCGACATCAATCAGTTCATCGCCGATCAGGTCACGTGTGCCAACGATGAACGCTTCAGCTATTTGGAAGGGCAGGTCCAGCCCAACGGCATGGGAGGCTTCCAATACATGATCGAGGGCGCGGTCTGGTACTCGGCACCCAACACGCCCAACGACGCGGCCCTCACGGCTGGACTCTCCTTCGCCAGCTCGGCCATCCAGGACCAGGGCTACGAGCAATGGTTGCGGCGCATCGAGCCCGTAGTGGAGTTCTTGAAGCTCATCGGCGTCTGGGGCTTCCCCCATCCGTGGTTCGATCTGTTCCTGCCGGCCAGCCAAGCGGCGAACATCGCCACCACGGCCCTGGCCAGCGTGCCCCCAGACAGTCAGGACCCGATCCTGTTCTACGCCTTCAAGGCGAGCCGCCTGAGCCGGCCTCTGTTTCGAGTTCCCAACGAGGAGTTCATCTTCTTGTTCGACATCCTGCGAACCGCACCCCGAGGTCGTAGGCGTCGACGAACAGCTGAATCTTTGGTGCCTGCCTCAGCGCCCGATCACTGTGCTGCACGACGTGCTCTGCAAATTCTGCGGCGAGGAACCCCGTCTCCCTGA
- a CDS encoding CPBP family intramembrane glutamic endopeptidase, whose amino-acid sequence MQRARLSPREAPSPREDEAARRDREAACAADTALFFPGLGHVCQGRTAEAATLMSLGAAELGTAVAVAVHRDEGLDGFSHPAAAVPLVGFQNVYLYSWADAKFQEDRARHLPYVPQDTMAELAYAPFNPSVLSEPDVWAITLVSLAAGIGLSGLVDESLSTDDVGDEPNLFGKRLRPGIGYPLAGLTGVGLFEHVALGEESIFRGTIQSEMARQADEDSAWVASSLVFGFAHAPNALALEPGDRVAYLAFGVPFITVLGSSLGLSYRLHDYSLAAPVAIHFWYDFLLSATFFALHPQDSPLSARVSFAF is encoded by the coding sequence ATGCAGCGCGCGCGACTGTCTCCCAGGGAGGCGCCCTCCCCCCGCGAGGATGAAGCGGCGAGGCGCGATCGCGAGGCGGCGTGCGCCGCGGACACCGCTCTCTTCTTTCCGGGTCTGGGGCATGTGTGCCAAGGGCGTACGGCTGAGGCCGCAACGCTGATGTCCCTCGGCGCCGCCGAGCTGGGGACTGCCGTAGCCGTCGCGGTGCATCGCGATGAAGGCCTCGACGGCTTCTCCCATCCCGCGGCGGCCGTGCCCTTGGTCGGCTTTCAGAACGTCTACCTGTACAGCTGGGCCGACGCGAAATTCCAGGAGGACCGCGCACGCCACCTTCCCTACGTGCCCCAAGACACGATGGCGGAGCTCGCCTACGCACCCTTCAATCCGAGCGTGCTGAGCGAGCCGGACGTCTGGGCCATCACTCTCGTGAGCCTCGCCGCAGGCATCGGACTCTCCGGTTTGGTGGACGAGTCCCTCTCGACGGACGACGTGGGAGACGAACCGAACCTGTTCGGCAAGCGACTTCGACCCGGCATTGGCTACCCCTTGGCGGGACTCACTGGGGTCGGGCTGTTCGAGCACGTTGCCCTAGGCGAAGAGTCCATCTTCCGTGGCACGATCCAGTCCGAGATGGCGCGCCAGGCCGACGAGGACAGCGCCTGGGTTGCCAGCTCCCTGGTGTTCGGCTTCGCCCACGCGCCCAATGCACTCGCGCTAGAGCCGGGAGATCGCGTGGCCTATCTCGCCTTCGGTGTCCCCTTCATCACCGTGCTCGGAAGCAGCCTCGGCCTTTCCTACCGCCTCCACGACTACAGCTTGGCCGCGCCCGTTGCGATCCACTTCTGGTACGACTTCCTGCTGAGCGCCACCTTCTTCGCCCTGCATCCCCAAGACTCACCCCTCTCCGCCCGCGTATCCTTCGCGTTCTGA
- a CDS encoding LEA type 2 family protein, protein MRFPLLLAFTVAATTSCSKPKPPKITPHAAKIVSVSATGLKLGCELDVENPNSFPIVVRRVNGKLLVGSGVEIGTAEVKGTTRVGGGKTERVPSEFDVAWTNLGALAALGSTPKMPYTFEGLANVGTDDWNLDIPFRLKGELTRAQLVAAGLRGFTMPSIPGISPTP, encoded by the coding sequence ATGCGCTTCCCGCTATTGCTAGCCTTCACCGTCGCCGCTACCACGAGCTGCTCGAAACCAAAGCCGCCCAAGATCACGCCACACGCTGCCAAGATCGTCAGCGTGTCCGCAACGGGACTCAAGCTTGGCTGCGAGCTGGACGTGGAGAATCCGAACTCCTTTCCGATCGTCGTGCGGCGGGTGAATGGAAAGCTGCTGGTCGGCTCCGGCGTCGAGATCGGGACCGCCGAAGTGAAAGGAACCACCCGAGTGGGCGGAGGTAAGACCGAGCGCGTGCCGAGCGAATTCGACGTCGCTTGGACGAACCTCGGTGCCCTCGCAGCCCTGGGCTCGACGCCCAAGATGCCCTACACCTTCGAGGGCCTGGCAAACGTCGGCACCGACGATTGGAACCTGGATATTCCCTTTCGCCTGAAGGGCGAGCTGACGCGTGCTCAGCTGGTAGCCGCCGGACTCCGCGGGTTCACGATGCCATCCATTCCCGGCATCTCGCCCACGCCATGA
- a CDS encoding AarF/UbiB family protein: protein MRWVVLGIRFLHIVVISAWMIAAWCVRRLFLMGGSVDEKEQLLGRYLARLLSHLGATFIKFGQILSTRPDLLPPGVIQELSRLQDDVPPLRFERVRAVLASELDDEWPSRLSEFEETPVAAASVAQVHRARLSDGRSVAVKVQRPEARSQIERDLLILGFWARLLDRIPSIRMLSLPGSVERFGHALTGQLDFTQEARNNRRFATAFADVPNVDVPGLVEELCTPRVLVMDFVEGVKATQPEKVGGDRAKLARTGGEAVLKMIFNDGFVHADLHPGNIILTGDDRVVLIDLGMVSEIPQELLRPWVETFIALSQRDGETAARLFFTYAPTVGNTDYAAFCADVKRHLDSLYGKRLGEVEISAAVSGMMNVLRKHHVQIDPAFTVVNIALLVAEGLGKQLDPEIDLVPLAQPYLAMAMLSAPPARAPHRTVPAAA from the coding sequence ATGCGCTGGGTCGTTCTTGGCATTCGCTTTCTCCACATCGTCGTCATCAGCGCATGGATGATCGCCGCCTGGTGCGTGCGACGGCTTTTTCTCATGGGTGGGAGTGTCGATGAGAAAGAGCAGCTGCTGGGACGCTACTTGGCCCGACTGCTGTCGCACTTGGGAGCCACCTTCATCAAGTTTGGCCAGATCCTGAGCACTCGTCCTGACTTGCTTCCGCCGGGCGTCATTCAGGAGTTGAGCCGGTTGCAGGACGACGTCCCACCGTTGCGCTTCGAGCGTGTGCGAGCCGTGCTCGCCTCGGAACTCGATGACGAGTGGCCCAGTCGCTTGTCGGAGTTCGAGGAGACGCCCGTGGCCGCGGCGTCTGTCGCGCAGGTACACCGCGCACGACTCTCGGATGGGCGTTCGGTTGCGGTCAAGGTGCAGCGCCCGGAAGCTCGCTCTCAGATTGAGCGAGATTTGCTGATTCTTGGTTTCTGGGCGCGCCTACTCGATCGCATTCCGAGCATACGCATGCTGAGTCTGCCGGGCTCGGTGGAGCGGTTTGGCCATGCCCTCACCGGACAACTGGATTTTACCCAAGAGGCGCGCAACAACCGCCGCTTTGCCACTGCCTTCGCGGATGTTCCGAACGTGGATGTTCCAGGCTTGGTGGAGGAACTGTGCACGCCTCGGGTGCTGGTGATGGACTTCGTCGAGGGCGTCAAGGCGACCCAACCCGAGAAAGTCGGAGGCGATCGCGCCAAGCTCGCTCGCACGGGAGGCGAGGCGGTGTTGAAGATGATCTTCAACGATGGTTTCGTCCACGCCGACTTGCACCCGGGCAACATCATCTTGACCGGAGACGATCGAGTGGTGCTGATCGACCTCGGGATGGTCAGCGAGATCCCGCAGGAGCTGTTGCGGCCCTGGGTGGAGACCTTCATCGCCTTGTCACAACGGGATGGCGAGACGGCCGCCCGGCTCTTCTTCACCTACGCTCCCACCGTCGGCAACACGGACTATGCGGCTTTCTGCGCAGACGTGAAGCGACACCTGGACAGTCTGTACGGGAAGCGCCTGGGCGAAGTGGAGATCAGCGCTGCCGTGAGCGGAATGATGAACGTGCTGCGCAAGCACCACGTGCAGATCGACCCAGCGTTCACGGTAGTGAACATCGCGCTGCTGGTGGCGGAGGGATTGGGCAAACAGCTCGATCCCGAGATCGATCTGGTGCCGCTCGCGCAACCCTACTTGGCCATGGCGATGCTCAGCGCACCCCCGGCTCGGGCGCCCCACCGCACCGTGCCCGCGGCCGCCTGA
- a CDS encoding type II secretion system protein GspG has product MRESRRKQRGVTAVELGAALAAIALFGAGASWLVSSSQARHDSDAAVVHAQQLLKAAETWRDTSGSSGCPTVSQLRHERFLTSDAEVDDPWGNRYRIQCADDSLEVRSVGKDGVAGTADDVQVPEARSRS; this is encoded by the coding sequence ATGCGCGAATCACGACGAAAGCAACGAGGCGTCACCGCCGTGGAACTGGGCGCGGCCCTTGCCGCAATTGCGCTCTTTGGCGCGGGCGCCAGCTGGCTGGTGTCCTCCAGCCAGGCGCGGCACGACTCCGACGCAGCCGTCGTTCATGCCCAGCAATTGCTGAAAGCGGCGGAGACCTGGCGCGACACGAGCGGCAGCAGTGGTTGCCCCACCGTTTCTCAGCTCAGACACGAACGCTTTCTCACGTCGGACGCCGAAGTCGACGACCCTTGGGGCAACCGCTACCGCATACAGTGTGCTGACGACTCCCTGGAAGTGCGCTCCGTCGGGAAGGACGGGGTCGCCGGAACCGCAGATGATGTCCAAGTCCCCGAGGCGCGCTCGCGAAGCTGA
- a CDS encoding ABC transporter permease, whose amino-acid sequence MTPWFVAIKDLRLLLRDRVALFWVFVFPLGFALLFGEVLASAARQEDRALSLLVVGESRTADGVVDGLARATGLTVLRQTRDEAHAAVRRGESVAYMVVSPDAKLELVVDPTRMSEGAALAERVRRALQPAVEGQDAGLTVSRLDARNTPGRASAFPAALLWCLLACSATFAVSLAAERTAGTEARLRAAPVSRASIVAGKAMAAFVACVGACLLLVGVAHVLLGVRAHDGVALALALVSTSVCFVGLTFLFGAMGDSETAVAGAGWGTLIVMAMLGGAMVPLSALPDGLRVVSNVSPVKWGIVVLEGAYFRAFSFGELAAPCAGLVLAGVAAGGLGVALSRRRHAL is encoded by the coding sequence ATGACGCCGTGGTTCGTTGCGATCAAGGATCTGCGGCTACTGCTGCGCGACCGCGTAGCCTTGTTTTGGGTCTTCGTCTTCCCCCTGGGTTTTGCTCTGCTCTTTGGCGAAGTCTTGGCCTCGGCGGCTCGCCAGGAGGATCGTGCGCTGTCACTGCTGGTGGTCGGCGAAAGCAGGACGGCGGACGGCGTGGTGGATGGGCTCGCGCGAGCCACGGGGCTGACGGTGCTACGGCAGACCCGCGACGAGGCTCACGCTGCGGTACGCCGCGGCGAGAGCGTCGCCTATATGGTCGTCTCTCCGGACGCCAAACTCGAACTCGTAGTGGACCCGACCCGGATGAGTGAGGGAGCTGCTCTGGCCGAGCGCGTCCGTCGAGCTTTGCAGCCCGCGGTCGAGGGACAAGACGCAGGTCTGACCGTCAGCCGGTTGGACGCGCGAAACACACCAGGGCGTGCGTCTGCCTTCCCGGCTGCACTGCTGTGGTGCTTGCTGGCATGCTCGGCCACCTTCGCAGTCAGTCTCGCTGCGGAGCGAACTGCGGGTACCGAAGCAAGACTTCGCGCTGCGCCCGTGTCGCGTGCGTCCATCGTTGCGGGCAAGGCCATGGCGGCGTTCGTCGCGTGCGTGGGTGCGTGTCTGTTGCTTGTGGGCGTCGCCCACGTGCTGCTCGGTGTTCGCGCTCACGACGGAGTCGCGCTGGCGTTGGCGTTGGTGAGCACGTCCGTGTGCTTCGTCGGGCTCACGTTCCTGTTCGGCGCGATGGGAGACAGCGAGACGGCCGTTGCGGGCGCTGGCTGGGGCACACTGATCGTGATGGCCATGCTCGGCGGAGCGATGGTTCCGCTATCGGCCCTCCCCGATGGGCTTCGGGTAGTCAGCAACGTGAGCCCAGTCAAATGGGGGATTGTCGTGCTGGAAGGCGCGTACTTTCGTGCCTTCTCCTTTGGCGAGCTGGCCGCGCCATGCGCCGGGCTGGTGCTGGCCGGCGTCGCGGCGGGCGGACTCGGGGTTGCGCTGAGCCGGCGTCGCCACGCGCTCTGA